The Methylotenera sp. G11 genome includes a window with the following:
- a CDS encoding TnsA endonuclease N-terminal domain-containing protein — protein sequence MNHTKAVPLIQINFPKDGKIRSRKVVSRSNSRNTGKYPSWKMQRMMQWESIHEGNAMRILDASSHVTAFHEQPCEIIYSINGEQHRHYPDFMVIEDRRREFWEVKTEADANSAEVAERTALLTRMLPEHGYSYRIVLAEVLARQPRLDNVKRLNKLGRQPVPMIEQERIRRLFAHEPVITWGMLEQATPQTLRNVSRLILEGKLSIDLNQPISFATSIHSNFNAQH from the coding sequence ATGAATCACACTAAAGCAGTACCATTAATACAGATAAATTTCCCGAAAGACGGAAAAATCCGCAGCAGGAAAGTAGTCAGCCGTTCCAACTCACGCAATACCGGCAAGTACCCGAGCTGGAAAATGCAGCGCATGATGCAATGGGAATCAATCCATGAAGGCAATGCGATGCGTATCCTGGATGCATCGTCTCATGTAACTGCATTTCACGAGCAGCCATGCGAGATTATTTACAGCATAAACGGTGAGCAACATCGGCATTATCCGGATTTCATGGTGATAGAAGACCGCCGCCGTGAATTCTGGGAAGTGAAAACCGAGGCTGATGCAAACAGTGCGGAAGTCGCGGAACGAACAGCATTATTAACAAGAATGCTTCCTGAACACGGCTATAGCTACCGTATCGTGTTGGCAGAAGTACTGGCTAGGCAGCCTAGGCTGGATAACGTCAAGCGCCTGAATAAGTTGGGACGGCAGCCCGTTCCGATGATTGAGCAGGAACGTATCAGGCGCTTATTTGCACACGAGCCAGTCATCACCTGGGGAATGCTTGAGCAGGCAACACCACAAACATTGCGCAACGTCAGCCGCCTGATACTGGAAGGCAAACTCAGTATTGATTTAAACCAGCCTATCAGTTTCGCTACTTCAATTCACAGCAACTTTAACGCACAACACTAG
- a CDS encoding Mu transposase C-terminal domain-containing protein: MAIAYFCKNTSFDMDGREYQLNQEITKGLWQAQEVRTGRIHEFNIQELQRRYTDGKLVFTKDKNEVMNQEAARGNLPTRINRQLEGQAWDKAKIKRMYAKAIEHLPSTEGIVKQAVREVWEKIRLPEKAPHWVSVCSWKKKYLANGKDAFALGEQHQRKGNRTSRYPLEVIDIAEDCIDRIYLQRERKTIAETTEEAVVKVTRENNQRPLSMQLPLPTRRLIERLINNIPAFDRYAARYGRIAANRIYRSKFKHHVTKKPLESAEIDHTKLDLFVIDDDSHIPLGRPWLTICIDSHTRCILGIYIGFEPPSYLTVGKCLKHAFLPKSDLQKQFPEIRHAWEAHGVMEMLFVDNGLEFHSISLEKACFAFGVEIVYTPRKKPWFKGKIERFNRTINDGVSHGIAGTTFSNIFEKDDYDPSKHAVVTLSTLRLIVHKWIADYYHQKPHRSLDNYTPAVFWSSSINPEDIALAHNPAELDILLGKAIADKRVTNKGIEINNLLYNSHELMQLRKQYGEDLTVEIRVDESDVGHLYVILKDNQGYIEVPALNQEYAKGLTLWLHEICRSYAKKHFKKADVYSYARAKTEIREIVEKELKLKRRKTNARVARYNDTNQQAEAKTKAVTKTAKTAEIASKKPSAQAKPVATKSRPSYAPIIDQRA, encoded by the coding sequence ATGGCAATTGCATATTTTTGTAAAAACACATCCTTTGACATGGATGGTCGCGAATACCAACTCAATCAGGAAATCACAAAAGGACTGTGGCAGGCTCAGGAAGTAAGGACCGGCAGGATTCATGAATTTAATATTCAAGAGCTGCAAAGGCGTTATACCGATGGCAAACTGGTATTTACTAAAGATAAAAATGAAGTCATGAACCAGGAAGCTGCACGGGGAAATCTGCCGACGAGAATCAATCGCCAGCTGGAAGGTCAGGCATGGGATAAAGCCAAGATTAAGCGCATGTATGCTAAGGCAATAGAGCATTTGCCCAGTACGGAAGGTATTGTGAAACAGGCTGTGCGGGAAGTCTGGGAGAAAATCAGGCTGCCGGAAAAAGCACCGCATTGGGTAAGTGTCTGCAGCTGGAAGAAAAAATATCTTGCAAATGGTAAGGATGCTTTCGCTCTAGGTGAGCAGCACCAGCGTAAAGGTAATAGGACATCGCGTTACCCATTGGAAGTGATCGACATTGCTGAAGACTGCATTGATCGAATTTATCTGCAGCGTGAACGCAAAACAATCGCAGAGACTACTGAAGAGGCGGTTGTGAAGGTGACCCGTGAGAATAATCAGCGCCCTCTGAGTATGCAATTACCACTGCCTACCAGAAGATTGATAGAAAGGTTGATAAATAATATCCCAGCCTTTGACAGATATGCAGCCCGCTATGGGCGCATCGCAGCCAACCGTATTTACCGAAGCAAGTTCAAGCATCATGTCACTAAAAAGCCACTTGAGTCCGCAGAGATTGACCATACCAAGCTCGATTTATTCGTGATCGATGATGATTCGCATATTCCGCTCGGCAGACCATGGCTCACGATCTGTATCGATAGCCATACACGCTGCATACTGGGTATCTATATCGGCTTTGAGCCGCCCAGTTATCTCACGGTAGGAAAATGCCTCAAGCACGCATTCCTGCCTAAGTCTGACCTGCAGAAGCAGTTTCCGGAAATCAGGCATGCATGGGAAGCGCATGGCGTGATGGAGATGCTGTTTGTTGATAACGGTCTGGAGTTCCATAGCATCAGTCTGGAGAAAGCCTGCTTTGCCTTTGGTGTGGAAATTGTCTATACCCCGCGCAAGAAACCATGGTTCAAAGGCAAGATCGAGCGCTTCAATCGTACTATCAATGATGGCGTGAGTCACGGGATTGCAGGCACTACATTCAGCAATATCTTTGAGAAAGATGATTACGATCCATCCAAGCACGCGGTTGTGACATTAAGTACCCTGCGGCTGATAGTTCACAAATGGATTGCAGACTATTACCACCAGAAACCGCACCGCAGTCTGGACAACTATACTCCGGCCGTATTCTGGTCCAGCAGCATCAATCCGGAGGATATCGCGCTGGCACATAACCCCGCGGAACTGGATATTCTCCTCGGAAAAGCGATAGCAGATAAAAGGGTGACCAATAAAGGCATAGAGATAAACAACCTGCTCTACAACTCACATGAATTGATGCAATTAAGAAAGCAATACGGTGAAGACCTGACTGTGGAGATTCGTGTTGATGAGAGTGATGTCGGTCACTTGTATGTGATTCTCAAAGACAATCAGGGCTATATCGAAGTGCCGGCGCTGAACCAGGAATATGCAAAAGGTTTGACGCTGTGGCTGCACGAAATTTGCCGCAGTTATGCCAAAAAGCATTTCAAGAAGGCGGACGTATACAGCTATGCACGTGCGAAAACCGAGATTCGTGAAATCGTGGAGAAAGAACTCAAGCTCAAGCGTCGTAAAACTAATGCCAGAGTTGCTCGCTATAACGATACCAACCAGCAGGCTGAAGCTAAAACCAAGGCTGTGACTAAGACAGCCAAAACTGCGGAAATCGCTAGTAAAAAGCCATCAGCTCAAGCTAAGCCTGTAGCTACTAAATCCCGTCCAAGTTATGCGCCGATCATCGACCAGCGTGCTTGA
- a CDS encoding DUF6731 family protein, whose translation MATKKFKVGFFVGCVGAGGRDGRVSQTLLDLSQQLQCQSIVSGDVSYQIRELIPFNNGASFRGVFAKIRTTDIPHIGSTGGEEREIDLDDDEGVIEKNHFLYYRQNELLVYQSNGNGSTVEAFGRYFSDILNHTTVFNAILKADAMRRMMSADLEPRTIELSVARPTNPDLYPNDDWSSELFGLMAGIDGFKARIKISAEGAGRSRGRLMDRAKRVAAALVNSGNANIARIKMAGVEQPIDLIADRVIAQVSVEMNGRYPVSDEMFRALGEAKNQLAEDLDAVLGGQNALD comes from the coding sequence ATGGCAACAAAAAAATTTAAGGTTGGTTTTTTTGTAGGCTGTGTCGGAGCAGGAGGGCGCGACGGTCGAGTAAGTCAAACGCTTCTTGATTTATCACAACAACTGCAGTGCCAAAGCATCGTGTCGGGCGATGTCTCGTATCAAATCCGAGAACTTATTCCATTTAATAACGGTGCGTCGTTTCGTGGTGTTTTTGCAAAAATTCGCACAACCGATATCCCGCATATCGGCAGCACTGGTGGTGAAGAGAGGGAAATTGATCTGGATGATGATGAAGGCGTTATTGAGAAAAATCATTTTCTTTATTACCGTCAGAATGAGCTGCTAGTTTATCAGTCAAATGGGAACGGCAGCACTGTCGAAGCTTTTGGTCGCTATTTCTCCGACATTTTGAATCATACGACAGTATTTAATGCTATTCTTAAAGCAGATGCCATGCGTCGCATGATGAGCGCTGACCTAGAACCAAGAACGATTGAACTCAGCGTTGCCAGGCCAACCAATCCAGACTTATACCCGAATGATGACTGGAGCAGCGAGTTGTTTGGCTTGATGGCCGGTATTGATGGCTTCAAGGCTCGTATCAAAATAAGTGCCGAGGGAGCTGGAAGATCTAGAGGTCGGCTCATGGATCGCGCCAAGCGTGTCGCTGCTGCGTTAGTAAATAGCGGCAATGCAAACATTGCTAGAATTAAAATGGCTGGGGTTGAGCAACCCATTGATTTGATCGCTGATAGGGTTATTGCCCAAGTGTCGGTTGAAATGAACGGGCGGTACCCTGTTTCCGATGAAATGTTCCGAGCTCTAGGAGAGGCCAAAAACCAACTAGCAGAAGATTTGGATGCTGTCTTGGGTGGACAGAATGCTTTGGATTAG
- a CDS encoding 5'-nucleotidase translates to MAYPIERKLVIGVASSALFDLSESHQIYLEEGVDKYRIHQEQNIDKPFPKGVAFPFIRRFLGINKAFPKQAPVEVVLLSRNSPETGLRVFRTIRHYGLDITRAAFMAGSSPHEYIPAFNASLFLSTNEGDVQQAIDADYPAGVVLPTKVYDDELDTELRVAFDFDGVIADDEAESVYKKNNDLDEFQAHETTKQSIPHQPGPLADLFTKLSFMQKLEDKKLKEDPNYKKILRIAIVTARNAPAHERVVTTLKNWGVSADESFFLGGMQKSRILSILKPHMFFDDQRSHLESPAGDIPMVHVPFGIANRKLKVDEAEAT, encoded by the coding sequence ATGGCATATCCTATTGAGCGTAAACTCGTCATTGGTGTGGCATCAAGTGCGCTATTTGATTTATCTGAGTCACATCAGATTTACTTGGAAGAAGGTGTCGATAAATACCGTATTCATCAGGAACAAAATATTGATAAGCCCTTTCCGAAAGGTGTTGCATTCCCATTTATCCGTAGATTTCTTGGTATAAATAAAGCATTCCCTAAACAAGCGCCAGTAGAAGTGGTTTTGTTGTCTAGAAATTCACCTGAAACTGGTTTGCGTGTTTTTCGCACAATAAGACATTATGGCCTTGATATTACAAGAGCTGCATTTATGGCGGGGAGTTCACCTCATGAATATATTCCAGCGTTTAACGCATCACTCTTTTTAAGTACTAACGAAGGAGACGTGCAACAAGCGATAGATGCGGATTATCCTGCTGGCGTAGTACTTCCAACAAAAGTTTATGATGATGAGTTGGACACTGAGCTAAGAGTTGCTTTCGACTTTGATGGCGTCATTGCAGATGATGAAGCAGAGTCTGTATATAAAAAGAATAATGATTTGGATGAGTTCCAGGCCCATGAAACTACAAAACAATCAATACCACATCAGCCTGGACCATTGGCAGACCTTTTCACTAAACTTTCATTCATGCAAAAGTTGGAAGATAAAAAACTGAAAGAGGATCCGAATTATAAGAAAATACTGAGAATCGCAATTGTTACAGCGCGAAATGCTCCGGCGCATGAAAGAGTTGTAACTACACTTAAAAATTGGGGTGTTTCTGCAGATGAATCTTTTTTTCTGGGCGGAATGCAAAAATCCAGAATTCTTTCAATATTGAAACCCCACATGTTTTTTGATGATCAGCGGAGTCATTTGGAATCTCCTGCTGGTGATATTCCGATGGTTCACGTTCCATTCGGAATAGCGAATAGAAAGCTAAAAGTTGATGAAGCAGAAGCTACGTAA
- a CDS encoding TniQ family protein has protein sequence MREHQSQVVQPLVITPSPFAGESLPGFILRTAERNGYSPTKLLHYADMDDNEARSARPSLEKLAPLYGKSAAEMKAAGLDSQEPGHSGRYLQVMGHSIPSMFTRSKHASVCLQCVKENGYIDGFHELKYAVACPLHQVRTVRNCAACHNPLSWQREGLAKCSCGSEIIQTVPEKITDSAVLVLMGILYAKLMQQPLNQEQMHQSGFPVGAMEQLSIQTLLSMIYRFGMFNGEQPAGTDTDFMAVETAADVLSDWPHRFHEYLAKVHAPNANLKVSGLRGQFNSFYESFFKNIEQGHELQFMRDAFVAFGQQHWQQAAVHPKLSTAIAGQTMGVNQLAVRLGVQPSTLRKMIEDKVINVELNELNATRKLVKLAEQQPFEFAFGRRLGLKEVAQQLDIPVEVMRAYRSHGYYEARHFAPMHMFHERDVDALHRRLMQGLQFKVPFLVSRQHITLSQVMRLKISSEMKAMWLNAVSKRQIVAVGTTSELPSGLVFDSRNVKSYLENIRHALHGTLSLNEAQSELKIDRGTLFGLVKHGLLEKVYLQGLGLRITEASFNHFNESMIACLQVALLKNTTQKAVLKLCQQMRIPVIQIARRGRLSQMTCWVPRFQVNLLGVGDNPRQQFAA, from the coding sequence GTGCGTGAACATCAATCTCAAGTTGTTCAGCCATTGGTGATCACACCCTCCCCCTTTGCGGGGGAGAGTCTGCCGGGCTTTATCTTAAGGACGGCTGAACGTAATGGCTACTCTCCAACGAAACTGCTGCATTATGCCGACATGGATGACAATGAGGCGCGTTCAGCCCGACCTTCACTTGAAAAACTGGCGCCGTTGTACGGCAAGTCTGCTGCAGAGATGAAAGCTGCAGGCCTGGATAGCCAGGAACCCGGACATTCTGGACGTTATCTGCAGGTCATGGGGCATAGTATTCCCTCCATGTTCACCCGGTCCAAGCATGCCAGCGTCTGCTTGCAATGCGTCAAGGAAAATGGCTATATCGATGGCTTTCATGAGCTTAAATATGCCGTAGCCTGCCCTTTGCATCAAGTCAGAACAGTGCGTAATTGTGCAGCATGTCATAATCCCTTGAGCTGGCAGCGTGAAGGACTGGCTAAATGCAGCTGCGGCTCGGAAATCATTCAAACAGTACCGGAAAAGATCACCGATTCGGCAGTGTTGGTGCTGATGGGGATTCTCTACGCAAAGCTGATGCAGCAGCCTTTGAATCAGGAACAAATGCATCAGAGTGGTTTTCCGGTTGGTGCGATGGAGCAGTTATCTATTCAAACTCTACTTTCGATGATCTATCGTTTCGGAATGTTTAATGGGGAACAGCCAGCGGGCACTGATACTGATTTCATGGCCGTGGAAACCGCTGCTGATGTGCTGTCAGATTGGCCGCATCGTTTCCATGAATATTTAGCAAAAGTACACGCTCCGAATGCTAACCTTAAAGTCAGCGGCTTACGTGGTCAGTTCAATTCATTCTATGAATCGTTTTTTAAGAACATTGAGCAAGGTCACGAACTGCAGTTCATGCGGGATGCCTTCGTTGCTTTCGGCCAGCAGCACTGGCAGCAGGCTGCGGTGCATCCAAAGTTATCTACTGCCATTGCCGGCCAGACGATGGGGGTAAATCAATTGGCAGTCCGGCTCGGCGTGCAACCCAGCACGCTGAGAAAGATGATTGAGGACAAGGTCATCAATGTCGAGCTCAATGAACTTAACGCAACGCGCAAACTGGTTAAGCTGGCAGAACAGCAGCCGTTTGAATTTGCATTTGGCAGACGCCTTGGTTTGAAAGAAGTGGCCCAGCAGCTGGATATTCCTGTAGAGGTTATGCGTGCCTATCGTTCGCATGGTTATTATGAGGCAAGACACTTTGCACCTATGCATATGTTCCATGAGCGCGACGTGGATGCATTGCATAGGCGTTTGATGCAGGGCTTGCAATTCAAAGTCCCGTTTCTGGTTAGCAGGCAACACATCACTCTAAGCCAGGTAATGCGGCTCAAGATTAGCTCGGAAATGAAAGCCATGTGGCTGAATGCTGTATCTAAACGTCAGATCGTGGCGGTGGGAACAACCAGCGAGCTACCAAGTGGACTGGTGTTTGATTCGCGCAATGTTAAAAGCTATCTGGAGAATATCAGGCACGCATTGCATGGCACGCTATCACTGAATGAAGCGCAGTCTGAACTGAAAATTGACCGTGGAACCTTATTTGGATTGGTAAAACATGGCTTGCTTGAGAAGGTATATCTGCAGGGGCTGGGGCTCCGCATCACCGAAGCTTCATTTAACCATTTCAATGAAAGCATGATTGCCTGTCTCCAGGTCGCTTTGCTCAAAAATACCACACAAAAAGCAGTGCTCAAGCTATGTCAACAGATGCGGATTCCGGTTATACAGATTGCAAGACGAGGTCGTCTAAGTCAGATGACTTGCTGGGTGCCCAGGTTTCAGGTTAATTTGCTTGGCGTTGGTGATAACCCTAGACAGCAGTTCGCCGCATAG
- a CDS encoding ATP-binding protein — protein sequence MQFQLFPKEQVVGIFRGFQQGGMEFHADLVLPYRNEFQSIPMHGQFLLVQLETPDEAVLGRIASFSSEGKLSFGSGEEFNIRAVQEDRPIPEDLREQYLKYRVNIRVLGVIRKNGKGLTFVPSHRRLPHVGSQVAFPSSEVLREISGHNITGASIGHLAFGEYIYAAGNAQFESQEWMQILAPEVMINFPVESLVSRRSFIFARAGFGKSNLNKLLFSKLYETTPFVTKRGDKRVPVGTVIFDPDGEYFWPDDKGRPGLCDVPALEDKLVIFTDRRNSSPFYQSFVAGGIRLDIRRLRPGDVIAIALGPERQDQQNVRKLRGLSQERWESLVNQIDTNGNATPLEDICHLLDLDPQRQEAEALAARSNMTAIVKMLHDKSSQLMDMLIHSLSEGKLCVIDVSQMRGGQSLVLSGLILRRIFDRNQQEFTSADPKTIPTIAVVEEAQSVLNENAPASEPYVAWVKEGRKYDLGAMLITQQPGSIPSEILSQGDNWFIFHLLSAGDLTSLKKANAHFSDDLLSSLLNEPIPGQGVFWSSVGGKPYPLSLRVQSFEKLFSMRDKAYTAPAANTYARTLSATFSGMRQPDITAKTSIASSSIPAIGASDVEPIDVMANIEAKAIQALKANTVLISKIETTDGVAWGAVKAFFIEHLPAHLDNKDDFAYNLVTKALTEIYGTQNQFWESYRNQDKNYTSYVRKK from the coding sequence ATGCAATTTCAGCTTTTCCCTAAAGAGCAAGTTGTAGGAATTTTTAGAGGTTTTCAGCAAGGTGGAATGGAGTTTCATGCAGACTTGGTGTTGCCATATCGAAATGAATTCCAGAGTATTCCTATGCATGGGCAATTCTTGCTTGTTCAACTTGAAACACCAGATGAAGCTGTATTAGGTCGTATTGCATCTTTTTCCTCTGAAGGGAAGCTTTCGTTCGGTTCGGGTGAGGAGTTTAATATTCGTGCGGTACAGGAAGATCGACCTATTCCTGAAGATCTTCGTGAGCAATATCTAAAATATCGTGTAAATATTCGTGTTCTTGGTGTGATAAGGAAAAATGGTAAAGGATTAACATTTGTACCATCTCATCGACGTTTACCACATGTGGGCAGTCAAGTGGCTTTTCCATCAAGTGAAGTATTGCGCGAAATTTCTGGGCATAACATTACGGGAGCTTCGATTGGACACCTTGCGTTTGGTGAATATATTTATGCGGCTGGTAATGCTCAATTTGAGTCTCAAGAATGGATGCAGATTCTTGCTCCAGAAGTAATGATTAATTTTCCAGTAGAGTCTTTGGTTTCACGTCGCAGTTTTATTTTTGCTCGTGCTGGTTTTGGTAAATCTAACCTCAATAAACTATTGTTCTCAAAGCTATATGAAACTACACCCTTTGTAACCAAACGAGGTGACAAGCGTGTTCCTGTAGGCACAGTAATTTTTGACCCAGATGGAGAATATTTCTGGCCAGATGATAAGGGGCGACCTGGGCTCTGTGATGTGCCTGCTCTTGAAGATAAATTGGTCATTTTTACTGATCGTCGGAATTCAAGTCCATTTTATCAATCATTTGTTGCTGGAGGCATCAGGCTAGATATTCGTCGGCTAAGGCCTGGAGATGTTATTGCCATTGCACTAGGGCCAGAACGTCAAGATCAACAAAATGTGCGCAAGTTACGTGGCTTGTCTCAAGAAAGATGGGAGTCGTTGGTTAATCAGATAGATACTAATGGTAATGCCACCCCATTAGAAGATATTTGCCATCTTCTAGACCTTGATCCGCAGAGGCAGGAGGCTGAGGCCTTGGCTGCACGGAGTAACATGACAGCTATTGTCAAAATGTTACATGATAAAAGCAGTCAGCTAATGGATATGCTGATTCATTCGCTTTCGGAAGGTAAGCTTTGTGTGATTGATGTGTCACAAATGCGTGGCGGTCAATCACTAGTTTTATCAGGTTTAATTTTGAGACGTATTTTTGACCGTAATCAGCAAGAATTTACCAGCGCAGATCCAAAAACAATCCCAACAATTGCGGTAGTAGAAGAGGCGCAGTCTGTACTTAATGAGAATGCTCCGGCCTCTGAGCCTTATGTGGCGTGGGTTAAAGAGGGGCGAAAGTATGATCTTGGTGCTATGTTGATCACTCAGCAACCTGGCAGCATTCCTAGTGAGATTTTAAGTCAGGGCGATAATTGGTTTATTTTTCATTTACTTTCAGCCGGGGATTTGACCTCGTTAAAGAAGGCCAATGCCCATTTTAGTGATGATTTATTGAGTTCGCTTCTCAATGAACCAATTCCTGGTCAAGGTGTGTTTTGGAGCTCTGTTGGCGGCAAACCATATCCGCTTAGCCTAAGAGTCCAGTCATTCGAGAAACTATTTTCAATGCGCGATAAAGCTTACACTGCTCCTGCTGCTAACACATATGCGCGTACGCTTAGTGCCACTTTCTCTGGAATGAGGCAGCCAGATATTACTGCGAAAACTTCCATTGCTAGTAGCTCAATACCTGCTATTGGTGCAAGCGATGTAGAGCCAATTGACGTTATGGCTAATATTGAGGCCAAGGCCATTCAAGCATTAAAGGCCAATACCGTTTTAATAAGTAAAATCGAAACGACAGATGGAGTAGCATGGGGGGCGGTTAAAGCGTTTTTTATTGAGCATTTACCAGCCCATTTGGACAACAAGGATGATTTTGCTTACAACCTTGTTACAAAGGCACTAACCGAAATTTACGGAACACAAAATCAGTTTTGGGAATCTTACCGGAACCAAGATAAAAACTACACATCCTACGTCCGGAAAAAATGA
- a CDS encoding TSCPD domain-containing protein — translation MAIKIEKKIVGYNLVSEEDKAKAAEAKAAENPGNVVQLGEPLGRPEKLVGNTYKIKTPVTEHALYITINDIVMNEGTPQEHRRPFEVFINSKNMEHFQWIVALTRVMSAVFRKGGDVTFLVEELKSVFEPSGGYFKKGGKFVPSLVAEIGEVVEQHLQEIGMLKKPGLDEHQQKLVEEKKAEYFEKHAKPGEEVNDEGYPKGAQLCKKCNTKASIVMDGCLTCLNCGESKCG, via the coding sequence ATGGCAATTAAAATCGAAAAGAAAATCGTCGGCTACAACCTGGTGTCAGAAGAAGATAAAGCCAAGGCGGCTGAAGCTAAAGCCGCTGAAAACCCAGGCAATGTCGTACAGCTCGGCGAGCCTTTAGGCCGCCCGGAAAAGCTGGTAGGCAACACCTATAAAATCAAAACCCCGGTGACTGAACACGCCTTATACATCACCATTAATGACATCGTGATGAATGAAGGCACGCCGCAAGAGCACCGCCGCCCATTTGAAGTGTTCATCAATTCCAAGAACATGGAACACTTTCAATGGATTGTGGCGCTGACACGCGTGATGTCAGCCGTGTTCCGCAAAGGCGGCGACGTCACATTCCTGGTAGAGGAGCTGAAAAGCGTATTCGAACCAAGCGGTGGATATTTCAAAAAAGGCGGCAAGTTCGTACCTAGCCTGGTGGCAGAGATCGGCGAAGTGGTGGAACAGCACCTGCAGGAAATCGGCATGCTGAAAAAACCGGGGCTGGATGAACATCAGCAAAAACTGGTGGAAGAGAAAAAAGCCGAATACTTTGAAAAACACGCCAAACCGGGTGAAGAAGTGAACGATGAAGGTTACCCGAAAGGCGCGCAGCTTTGCAAAAAATGCAACACCAAGGCCAGCATCGTTATGGATGGCTGCCTGACTTGCCTCAACTGCGGCGAAAGTAAGTGTGGCTAA
- a CDS encoding TniB family NTP-binding protein → MNQIQYIPTAVDQVLVPHRDFQRAKLRIETHLLATKSYSEPTCIAVVGESRTGKSRLLESISRQHPKQRDTEGAIVPILSVRTPSKPSVKGLVEVMLRELGDPLWYKRGSENEKTERLYTLLTQTRTNAIIIDEFQHFYDKVSHKVQHYLSDWLKIFVDRSGLMLIVAGLPDCMAVINQNQQLRGRFMAPIHMPRFDWNDEDAQAEFIACLESFQQALSRYELPDLTSDEMAFRFYCATGGLIGYLAKILHQACLSAQVNNTFSISLADLARAYEESVWMDGVVFIQNPFGEDFDTTPSLYSVEAAQQVGAASHGDAESCSQMYKAQAGMTAGEVLTK, encoded by the coding sequence ATGAACCAGATTCAATATATTCCAACGGCTGTGGACCAAGTGCTGGTGCCGCATCGAGATTTCCAGAGGGCAAAACTGCGTATTGAGACGCACTTGCTTGCGACAAAAAGTTACAGTGAGCCCACCTGCATTGCCGTCGTCGGCGAGTCGCGTACCGGCAAATCAAGGCTGCTGGAAAGCATCAGCAGGCAGCATCCGAAACAGCGTGATACAGAGGGCGCCATTGTGCCGATCCTCAGTGTCCGCACTCCGTCCAAACCAAGCGTCAAAGGTTTGGTCGAGGTCATGTTAAGGGAGCTGGGTGACCCGCTCTGGTATAAACGCGGTTCTGAAAACGAAAAAACCGAGCGTCTCTATACCCTGCTCACGCAGACCAGAACCAATGCGATCATCATTGACGAGTTTCAGCATTTTTATGACAAGGTATCGCACAAGGTACAGCATTACCTGTCCGACTGGCTGAAAATCTTTGTAGACCGCTCCGGCCTGATGCTGATTGTTGCAGGCCTGCCGGACTGCATGGCAGTCATCAACCAGAACCAGCAGCTGCGCGGCCGCTTCATGGCTCCCATTCATATGCCGCGTTTCGACTGGAATGACGAGGATGCTCAGGCAGAATTTATTGCCTGCCTGGAATCATTCCAACAAGCTCTGAGTCGTTATGAACTACCGGACCTGACTTCCGATGAAATGGCATTCCGGTTTTACTGCGCCACGGGCGGACTGATTGGCTATCTAGCGAAGATACTGCACCAGGCATGCCTGAGTGCGCAGGTAAACAATACGTTCAGTATCAGTCTGGCAGACCTTGCCAGAGCATATGAGGAGTCAGTCTGGATGGATGGGGTTGTGTTCATCCAGAATCCGTTTGGTGAAGATTTTGATACTACGCCCAGCCTGTATTCTGTGGAGGCTGCACAGCAGGTCGGTGCAGCCAGTCATGGGGATGCAGAATCATGTTCACAGATGTATAAAGCGCAAGCTGGCATGACTGCAGGTGAGGTACTCACAAAATGA